GCACACGGTGGACAGCGGCGGCGTGATCAACATCTCCGATGACAGCAGCAGCGACTCTGAGGGGATGGACACGGACTCCAACTCCTCGCCAGACTCCCTGCAAGACAACGACGACGTCATCTTTGTCAACCACACTAGCTGCCAGTCAGGTAGAGCCTCCCCCCCCTCTCCATATCTCTCCACCGTATCCTCGCATACAGTCTGAATTTTAGGACTCACTGTCACtgtgctcttcttttttttgcgtTCCCAGCCAGGATAGAGGAGATGAAGCAAAGCCTGCTCAATAAAATTGCTGAACTGGGAAAAGAACTACCTCTCAACACGTTGGACGTGCTCATAGATAAGTTTGGAGGACCGGATAAAGTTTCGGAGGTATGACGCTAGGCTCCTCTCCCCAGCCTGTTTTTCATAGAGAGCGTTTCCATTCAAACTGTGGATCTCCTGACGTTTTTTTTTCGCAGATGACCGGACGTAAAGGTCGCGTCGTGCGGCGTCCGGATGGCACCGTTCGCTACGAGTCGCGGGCCGAGCAAGGCTCCACAATCGACCAGATCAACATCAAGGAAAAGGACCGCTTTATGACGGGAGAAAAGGTCAGCAACGGCAATGCGACGCGGCTGTACCGTCTGCCTGTGTTGAAATAGCAGCCTGTCACTGTAGAGACGTCCTTCTGCGTGACCTGCATTAATAGCCTGACTTGTTCGTTGCAGTTGGTGGCGATCATCTCAGAGGCAGCCAGCTCAGGGATTTCCCTGCAGGCGGACAAGCGAGTGAAAAACCAGAGGCGAAGGGTCCACATGACCCTGGAGCTGCCTTGGAGCGCAGACAGGGCCATCCAGCAGTTCGGTAAGTCAGGgaaatgtttccttcttctaAAAGCCCGTTTTTACACAAAGCTGGGCAACGTTGTAGAAAACCTCTCTGACTTTTGGAAGCTTCTGTACTTTAACGTATTTATAGGCGTCTGTCCTTTTCTCTATATGTGTTTCTTTATGAATTATTAGCAGATATTATAGGTGTGaaaatgtggcttttttttatatttgtctcTGTGTCGTGTCAGCCGAAGTCTATTTTTACATTGAGctgaaaggtttttatttagtaAGTTGGTCTTTTTCTATCTGTAGTTTAAAAGAAAGTGGGATAATTTTGTCACCTAAATGTTCCTGTAAATACAGAGGCTATGGTTGTTTAGTCGTTCCACAATTTGTTCTTTTGCTTTTATACCGAAGATGAAGAGCAactctctcttcctcctcttgtCTATATCGTTCCTCCTGTTTTTAAGAGCTTTATTCATTAGCTTGATTTTTCCAGCCGAATAATTCCAGCATTATTTCATCATGAAACATTTCTCTGGATGTTGCAGaaggttaaagaaaaaaaaatattttctgctgttttttgttaGCAGCTACGCTCCTGTTCAAGCTCAATGGTCATCTCTTACACTTTGAAGGTTGTTTTTGACCATTGTTAGATTTTAGAACATGTCCTAAACAATATCCCATCCTTATGTATGATTTCTtgatttttccccttttttgtttcaatatcttttttacatatttgtgtCTTCCTGTCAAAATGGAACTGAAAGCAGCGATTAGACGAGCTTATCTTAAAATCAACCACCTTGTGACAGTGACTTGCATTTTATTCAGACGCCTCACGTGAAATTAATGTTTCCACCCGGAAACAAACGACTCTGATCTGCGCCGCGCTAATAAAAGGAACGATTAAATGACCGACCGCAGTCATCATCTTTAGCGGTCGTAAGCGCGCTCTGAACTCTCCCGTCTTTTTTCCAGGTCGCACCCATCGCTCCAATCAGGTCACGGCACCAGAGTACATCTTCCTCATCTCAGAGTTGGCCGGGGAGAGACGCTTCGCATCTATCGTGGCCAAAAGACTGGAGAGCCTGGTACGTGCAGTGCTGGTTGGCAGCGCCgtgaaaaacatttcagctcGATCAGCTCTCGCTGGTGAACGGCTGGTTGGACACTCAAAACgtccagtcttttttttctgatcagtgAAAGCACCATATCTAGTACTAGCCAAAGCACTctacagggttcccacgggtccttgaaatccttgaaagtttgtgaatctgaaaaaataaattcaaagcccttgaaagttcttgaaaacagccaaaaaaacaccttgtcctcgaaagtccttgaattttttgtggggttgaaagttcagacggatgacgactcatgtgtgattattttactaccacacgaccttttaaaattatgttgattccacagatttttaatttgcaaaagtacgttcgctcttcttcgttagttggtaggctatggtttaggcctacgtgcgtccaataggttacattcacgcagtgttgccaactcagcgactttgtcgctatatttagcgaatTTTccgagtcaaagtcaaaaactagcttaatcaaagatgaaagtaagtgaaacacattgatataactctgaacatctcaatgctgcacttttttccataaaattccatgaaacggtaggctaatgtacatcttatatgtaatgtagtatggcatagccatgtactgtggatataaatgtaggctatgaatatgatcaatattaggctataaattaagtccactttcttgcattgcttctgacccaacaacttctatgccgtttagtcttttattgaatttgcattgtattaaaatatgatgttgatgttcaccaaggtgtgggaaccctgacTCTAGTTGTTGCTGCAGGAAGAAGAGTCAAAGTTAAGCTATATTTAGTATCACTGAGGTGGTTAGAGGAAGCAAAGAAATCTTAAGAGGTTATTTAGAGGAAAATACCACTGCTGTTTATTCATGCTTGAAGAGAGAGAGTAAGATTTAAAGCGGGTAAAATGAACATATTAGAGCACATTGTTCTGTTTTAGCGTTTTATTGTCCCACTGAACggaacatgttttaaaatgccGCCAGCTTTATACACATGGTCACTGCTCATTTAGAAATGCTAACCGGGCTAAATCACAACTGCATAGTGGTTTTGTCGTCTTGAAATACCAGTAAAATTTGTCCCTGTTTCTAATATCAATATTTTATGACCACTCATGCCTTAAGATCTGGAAAGCCGTATTTCTATGCTGTTCTTATGTCTTCTTAAATAATAAAGTGCAATCAGAATCGACTAAAATTGGCCAAATCACTAGATTCTAATCAGCGCATCTGTCCAACCCAGCTCCATGTGTTTGTGATGGttcttgtttttcccttttacaAGATGGGCTTGTCTCCAAGAGCAGAAGCGTCCTGTTCATTTAAATCTGTGATAAAAACGGGTTCACTGTAGACAAAGgagagtttttctttgtgtttatttgctgTAGAGCCTTTGGCTTGTCAATGCCACTTCACCCTCTGTCCTTCCTCTTCCTTTGGGATATGCGCTGAAGAATCCTTTGTTTCTTCATCAAACCTCAACACATTCTGGGTCTTTCCCCAAAACGGAAAGCCAAGCAAGCAAAGCAAAAGACGCCGTCTCGGTGGTTTAAGACTGCCGTTATTTTCCATCATTATCGCTGCTTTTCTGCACTGGCACTCATCTATTTCCATAGTGACACAGCATGACGGTTGTTTTTGGGGAAACGGccagggaggaggagagggcaTGGTGGTTCCAGGAAGTCGTTTCTGCCTTTTTGTTAGCTGAGCGTGTGGTAAATATGTATCAAGAAGAGTTCACGTCTGATCTGCTGAGCTGCACGCTAAAACGGGACAAAGCCCAGTCAGCCCAACCTGACAGCCTTGCAACCAGTGGACTCGAAAATTGCTGTGAAATCAGTTTTGGCCAAGAGGTCCCTCTGTTTTCCCatcagtccttttttttttctagctggCGGCTGATTCTTGGCATTGCCTGAAATGTCCTTCCCACACGCAGAATTTGGTCCTTTTACTTTAAACATGACTATGTTTAAATAGTCTAACCTCTGCTGAGACATCAATTTACACAGTTTTAGCCAAACTGATTagtgtttaaaatgtcatgttACCAGGTGTGGACTGGTTTGACGTTCTCacatagtttaaaaaaacatgaacacaaaAGTGTAATATAATAACAAAgcctttttaacaaaataagaaaagcaacaGCTATTCATACCGCTGCTAGAATAATGCAACACGTTGATTTGGGCCTTATATTACAAAGGGACGGAAAAATGGTGATATTATTGTAAACATTACCTCGTCTCCTTCTCCTCTGTGATTCCAACACTGTTAATATTTTAGTTATTGTCCTCTGTGTCCACTGTGGGCCTGAGACTCTAAACAAGAGGCTGAATGTACAAATGAATAAAGTTTAACTCGATACAGTTTGGATGGATTATCCAACAAATATCATATTTCAAACAGTCCTTTGCGATATTATTATTGCGTACATTGACCTCGCAAtgataatatattatataatatatcatAACAATGTATTGTGCAACCCTACTAGGGATTTTTCCATTTAGACAAGTGCTGGCTACAATATTGTTAATTAAGTTTTGATTAATAGACGTAAAATAATGACGATAttaaaaatgtctaaatttCTTGCTTATTTCATTAGTAACTTTCAAATGCTGATTTcacgccttttcttttttaaatcttttttgctgttttgctgttCATAACATAACACTATTAGCAGGCTAATTAGCCGGGCATCTATTAAGGTAGCCAGCCTTGTAGCTTAACAATCTAGTTTAACCACAGCGTAACCGAGTGATAGTTGGCTCTCTTTTATTTCTGCACCATGGCTGTGCATGTTGTGACACCCTGAAACATTTTCAAGCACCTAAATGTCCCCATACGTGCTGCAGTAGCCGTCTTTCAGCctgctgactggcagtgtgcagcaacggGTAGGGAAGGGGCAGCTCTCtggtatttcattttaaatggatTTGTAACCATTGGAACGATACGACTGAAAACTTTAGCCATTTTGAAATTGCGAGTTTATTAAATCCGTCATGGTCCGTGACGCCAGCACCTCATGCCTCAGTGTAGCTCAGTGAATAATGTACAGAAAAGTTAGCAAATATTTTAGAGACAGGGATTACGTTTAAATTTAGGGTTAAGAGGTCATTTTAATGTAGTAATAATAGTACAGTTTATGTGGTAAAAGATGGTATAAGAGGTGGTAAACTAGGCGGAGCATCAAAGCCTTTGACATTGAATTGTTATTCCTCTGCAGGGGGCTTTGACCCACGGCGACAGAAGAGCCACTGAATCGAGGGACCTGAGCAAGTACAACTTTGAGAACAAGGTGGGTGTTTCCAGGAGACCTTGAAAGTAATATTCCACCTTAAATATTCAAATTCGCATTCTTTTTGCTGTACGCTCATTAGATcatgaacattttcttttggcAGTATGGTACCAAGGCCCTGGATAAAATCACCAAATCAATCAACGGCCACATAGAAAACAAGGTGCCCCCTCCCAAAGGATACCCCGGCGGCGATTCAGTGTTCTTCAGAGGTAAAGACTGTGACGAGGGAACGTTTTCCTCCAGCTTATAGTCCCCAGTTGTCTTGACAAGTAAAGCATTTTCCTGCACTTCATTTTAGACATGAAAGTTGGAATGATGGATGTGGGCATCATCTGTAAGGAGCCTCGCTTCGGCATCAGTACTGAGAAAGGTAAGGAAGAAACACTTTAGTTCGTTTAGTTTGAATAGGGGTTCAGGTTTAATCCCAACACTGTGTTGCTTTATCCCAGACTGCAGCATCACCAAGTTCCTGAACCGCATCCTGGGCCTGGAGGTCCACAAGCAGAACTACCTCTTCCAGTACTTCACGGATAACTTCGACTTCCTGATTGAGAAAGACAAGAAGGAGGGCAAATACGACATGGGAATCCTAGGTACGGCGTCTCAGGTGGAGCTCAAACAAACCGAATGTGCAGGGCTAAACAGAGCATAGCCCCAGAAAGCCAAAGATTACGGCTCTTTTGTTCCCGTACAATCGGCGTCTGGTGGGCGCGGagcttgttttctgtttgaggATGATTCACAGTCATCCTCTATTTTCTCTTGTGACTCTCCCAGATCTGGCCCCCGGCAACGACGAGATTTATGAGGAGAAGCAGGAGACTTTCCTGACAGTCGGAAATCCTCAGGACGGACAGGTCGTTCTTTACAAGGTAGGCGCCGCACAACCTCACGGTGTACGTCAGCTGCCTTCAGCCGtgggactcttttttttttgcgtagTTAAAACGTCATCTCGGCCCAATAACATGAGGTAGCCTGTAATATCTGGTCCCATGAAGAGCTTTCCACCGTAAGGACATGTAAATGTACCGTGACTGCAGACTGACGCATCACACAGAGCGTGTTTTCACAATACGCCGTATTTTTGTCCTCcgctgagattttattttgtcttttccccCTAAATCCAGTTAAAGTCATAGCGCTCTTATAAGCCCCTCGGTCGTTTatacataaaaatacaacagaGAGGATTCAGAGGCTTTCAGGCGAATGTTGCATTAAATCAGACTTTGGTGTGAAAGAAACAAATCTGTTCCTCGTGACCTCCCTCGGGTACCTGGAGCAGTAACAGGAGTAGTAGAGTTTTTATCGCCGGCAGGAAGACTGTGATTACGCAAGCTTAGTCCAGGGGCTGTGGAGCCCATCGTACATACTAGTTGCAGGTGGCAGCAGGATAATTACTAGTATCTTTTGCTTTTAACTGCCAGCTGCAGGCTAACCTACACTTGACTTTTAAGAGTTGGCAGTCAAACTAAAACCTGTGGACAGAGACTGTGTTAACAAGCTGAGAGAGGGGGGGTTCCTGGGGTTATAGTCGCCTGTGTTTATACAAGAGTCCTGCAAAGACGGGGCTGTCTGATAATCCAGGACGGCTTTTTTAAATCAGACTCTGGGTTGTTGGAGCTGGAAGGTTGCTCATCAAAGAGGGATTTTATGTATTTCCAGTGGgcaataatattatttttaacactCTGCACACATAGTGGCGCCTCATTTTGCTAATAGACTCAGTTTTTTCCCATAATTCACCAGGACGGAGCTCACAGAGACAGCAACCTTTGTCCACAAGCCCTTCTGGGTTGTCCTGGCCCCCTcttattttctcttctcttcACCTCAAGCCGCATGTTTTAAATGGGATTAAGGTGTAACGACTGATGTGGCTTCAGAAGAAAGTTCATTTTGCATATTTTGATGCCGGCCCCGTCCAGCGGACAGCGGTCTCACAGACAGCGGCGTCTGCGAGACCGACTGCAGAAGTGTTAAAGGCGATCACGGGTCCTTCACGGTGAAGTCGgcaataaagcagaaaaaagggCGAGAagttgagtttttaaaaaaggaagaaatcgGCGGAGTAGAGGTCTGAAAAGTCTCTGGTAACAGCGTAGCTTTGACAGAAAATGACAGCAGGATCGTTTTCTCTGAGTGAAACTACCTCCCTGCGTCGTGTGTAGATATTTCTCAGATCactgtaagatttttttttataaacctaAGAaagttggggttttttttttgccatgtgtTTATAATTTTCTGTCTTTCAGTGTCACAGCAGACGCTTGACTCTCATGTCTTTCCCCTGCAGATCAGCGTGGACAGAGGAATGCCCTGGGACGAGGCGTACAACAGGTCGCTGAAGCTCACCGGTCCTGATGAGGGATTCTACATTTCTTACAAGGTCCGTTCATCTTCCTCAGCCCAGACTCCCCAAAGCCTCTGAATGGACTCCCTGTGTGCTTTAAATGCCTTAAATACTGAAACCGCGTGTCCTCTGTGCAGCTGCGAGGTAACAGTCCGTGTGTGCTGCTGGCCGAGCAGGGACGAGGCAGAAACTTCAACATCTACAAGCCCAACATCGGCAAGCAGACGCAGCCTGAGAGCCTCAGCAACCTGCTGCAGCGTTACAAGAAGGTAAGAACCGGACGAACCGGTTAGGCAAATACAAGGGCCTGCCTACTGCTGTTAGTTAACACGCTAAAGCAAACAGCTCCACTTCCTtctaatgtctctgttttatatCATAGTTTCTCTGCTTTAATTTGAATGAATGTTGCGTTCTTCCTGACATTATTAACAAgtgtttaaaaagtaatgtCTCTGGAAAATGCTGTTAAGAAGGTGGATGTTCACAGCATGGAGTCTGCTGCCCCCTAGTGGACTGCTTTCCAGTCTACCGTCTGCAGACATGCTGAGCTGTACTGACTGTGTGGTGTTTCAGGTTTCTTACCTGGAGGCCCAGGAGTGCTGGGAGAACCAGTTCACCTTTTCCTTCAAGAACTGCAGCCACGCCAACTGGTGAGTAAAAACATCCCCACCATCCCCGAGGATTATCGGCTCATGCTTCCTCTCGGGCTCCTCAGCGTTCAGTCTGGTGGCTTAACTGTTACACGTCGCTTCCCAATGCTTTGTAAAATACTTGAATCATAAagaagtgttaaaaaaatatccttAATCAGCCTGTTGTagagtaataaaaaaagagcatgtCACTTATCTgtttcctctctgcttcctccaGGAATGGGAAGTGTAAGAAAATCGAAGAGGGCCAGGAGTGTCTGCAGGGCATGCGCCTCCGTCAGTATCACATGCTGTGTGGAGCTTTGTTACGCGTGTGGAAGCGGGTCTCCGACGTGGTATCGGACATCACCAGCTCCAGCATCCTGCAGATCGTCCGCCTCAAAACTAAGCAGCACAACAAGCAAGTCGGTCAGTACAAACCGAGGTTCTCCCTGTCGCCGCGCCGAGGGCTCCAGCTTTAGTTTAGCTTAGCTTGTAAAGCATAAACTTAGCATAGGAACACGGAGGAACTGAAGAATAGGGATAAGACGGCTCTGTGAAGATGCTTAGAGGAGATTCAGAGATACCTGTGAGTGGTTTTCACCAGAATtacatgaaaatataaaaacagatttttcttgCCTATTTCCAGAGGTTGTATTTCCAAACCATTTGAAACTCTTGGCAtcttatataaaaaagaaacatgaagtATTGCATAAGAGTAAATTGGAAAGTTAATAGGAAACAGGATTGATATAATTTTCACCAATTATTTTGCCCATTGTTGTTAGTTTAAGCTCAGTCACATCAGACGGAGAGCGTCTGTGAACAGAATTTCAATCAGATACGAtctgtggactttgactaggccgttctgacATTATTATGTTTTGATGTAAACAGTTTCATTGTTCTGGTTGTATCTTTAGCATTGGATAACAGATTTtattccagcaaaaaaaaaaaaaaaagaaagtcccAACAGCATGGTGCTGCCTCCGCCGTGTTATAGTGTTGGCATGGTGCGTTCAGGttgtcccctacatggcttgtggctttgtttttgttagagtagatttgtttaaaacaaagcgTTGTAGTTGCAAAttgttctcccacctgagcggtggatttctgcagctcctctagagttactCTCGACTGCTTCTGTGCTTACTAGGCCTGTCagtgtaggtggacagccaaGTTTTTGTGCAGTGGAACGGGTAAAAGCTTCAGGTCTCTTCATAGGCTGCTCAACACAAATCCAtatgtttcagatttttatttgtttaaatgctAAAAACCATGTGTCGTTTTCCttctgcttaaaagctctgttGGTCTACAGCAAAGAATCCCAATGCGATATAGTTTGTTGTTGCGGTAAAACGGTAAATTCATCATTTTGTAAAGTTATCCCACGCTTCGATTAACGGTCTGCCTGAATAgagttgtgttgttttttttaagcattgaCTGATTTGTGTCTCGTCTCCATGGTCGCTGTACACAGGCATCAAGATCCCAGAGAACTGTGTGGCCCGCGTGCGTGACGAGCTGCTGCAGATGGACAACGAGGTGAAGAAGAGGCGGAAAGAGAAGGAGCGGCAGGAGCAGATGcggaagatggagcaggaaaACAAGCATCTCCTGGAGAACCTGTTCAATTCCAAACCCATGCCGAACCAGTCGCTCGCTCAGACTCTGCCGCCCAGCGCCCTGCAGAGGACTCAGCATGGGGGCTTCCCCCAGTTACAGGAGATGCAACAGCAGCCCCCCCACGGCATGTCGATGTTTCCCTTACAGAACCTCATCCAGCAAAGGACCCACAACGGCTGGCCAAACACTTCCTCCTCGTCCAGCAGCAACGGCCAGGTGTGCCAGCCCGGCACCGTCAGCCACAGATTCCCTCCGTTTTTTAACTCTTTCCAACAACAAAAGAACCCGTCGCTCCCCCTCCACCAGTTCACGCCGGCTCCCAGCTTGTCTTCCAAGAACCCCCTGGATGAAATCCTGGACCTGACCGTGAGCCCGCCCTCCTCGTCCCCGGACAGCACGACCGCCAACCCGGCGGCGTTCGTGGAAGATTTTAATCTGGAAGCCCTCTTGAACCCCGCGGCGGCAGGCACGTCGGGCGCCGCACAGACACAGCCCCCTCAGAACGACCTGCCGCACCTGCTGCAGGCCCTCCAGCACTCGCCGGAGAGCGTGCAGGCGCCGCCGTCCCAGATGGACCTGCAGCACATCCTGCAGGCTCTGCAGCAGACGACGGAGACGGCGCCGCCGCCCCCGTtcgacctgcagcagctgcagaaccCCAACATGCTGGTTAATAACCAGGACTTACTAGATCTCTTCGGCTTGCCCCTGTCCCCACCCATGTCCGCGCAGAAAGCCAACCCGTCGTCTTCCACCTCCTCCTGTACGTCCtccacatcctcctcctcctcgtcgtcGTCTCACTTCTCCAACCCGCcgtcctcctcgtcctcctcgtcctcccTCTTCTCCAGCACGTCCTCTTGCTTCCCGGGCCCCTACCACCTCCCCCCCTCGAACTCCCTACCCAACGGCCACTGCAGCTCGGGCGCTCTGGACGTTCGCGAGGCTCTGAACAGCATGCTGCAGGCTGGGGCGGACCGCAAGTCCGTCATTCAGTACCGCCAGCAGGACTAGGAGCTCGAATAGTTACAAACTGTCTGGATTTTGtcccgtttttttcttttttttttttttttggtgttcgGTTGTGTCTTTTTAAAGCAGATCGCATCTTGTTTGCTGCTGTCCAGAATCGCACCCTCAGACTCgtcccctcctctcctctccaacccccccccccaccccctcaggGCCTATAGTCACGTCACTGCCTGTCCTGTGCTGgactccctcctcctccccgaGGTGATGGCAGACTCAGTTGAGATCAGATTTCTGCACCAAAGCGTGCccttcacagtaaaaaaaaaggcagctcttttaaaagttgttgttttgttgttgttgtttttttttattcccacacacaaaaaaaaaaaaggaagtgggtaaaaaaaatgacCACCTTTTAGTGAAACCGGGAGctgtcagaaacaaaaacaaaaaaacgcaaATCTCATTCGCTGAGGCGGTGAAATCTTTAAGGAGAAACGAATCCCGCTGCTGAGTTGTACGAGGTGTGATGGGCGAAGTTGCTGGAAGCTCTAAAATGCCTCTCACTATTTATGACCTTTgcttttttctgttactttcagtGACTTAGAAagttcttttatgtttgtttgtttttttaaggtatGCTGAGCATGGTTTGAGTGAAACAAAAGATAATTGTTAAGCTGGTTGACATGAGAGAGCGAGGGAATGGGGGGGGGTGAAATCTTTTAGCTGATTAGCCATGAAATGCCtcagttttcatttattttcctccacacGCTCCCTCCAGGTTCTCTCCCTGCTTCTATGAACACTAGTGCGAGGAAACGAAGGGGAGGAAGATCAGTCTGCTGTCGCAAACAGTGCCTTCagagaaaaatctataaatgcagTCTTTAATAATCCATGTAGCCTAATGTATAGATTTGTACTCCTGAGCGgcggttttattttttaatctagtACACGTGTATTTGTATTTAACTTTGACCCCATGAACGAGTGAGTGGGTGAGTGAGTGGGTGAGTCTGCTGGTGTTTGTGTCACAGGATGCTGGTGTCGGGGTGCGGGAAGACGCCCTCCTCTCAGTCGGCGTATGCTGGTGTCAGACCGTCTGCTTTGCTGCTCTTTTGGGTGGAAGATGAGGAACGGGTCCAGGAAAGGGGTTTTTTAGGATGCAGAGAGTGGGACGCATTCACACGGTGGGCGGGACGTAGAGACCCAGCCAGCTGGAAGCAGGGAGTTTTGGGAGTTATCGGGTGAAACGGATGACACTACGCTCCGAGAAGCACGTTCTCACCGGGACTGTCTGTCTTTGGGTGCAcctcttcttctgttttgcttCGCGTTGTGCGTCCTCAGCATGTCCTCCTCCTCATTTTTCACGTCTCTACCGCTCTTTTCCTTTCGTCTCTGTCCTTCCTGACCCGTTGCTTTTTGTTATTTCCTCCTGAGGCTGATCATAGCGCGTCTGGTGCAGATTCTGTTTCAAATTGGGAATGCCCTGAGTCTTCTTGGTGTGTGTTTGCGTCTGTAGCGCTTCTGAATTTGTTTCTACTACTAGGCATGAGCTGGTTTGGGATTcttacgtaaaaaaaaaaaaaatgcttttatttgaaGCAGCGCcttgtaagttttgacccattGTCAGGTTAATTTCAGATATATTTAATggtttttcaggtcaatatgcAGCACTTGGAGCTAATCTTGGAAGTTACAGGTTTAcgctagtggctaaaagttacacagtgctgatttaaaacagaaaataaacaattaccCCCTACTTTACagtagtattattattagtagtctatccatccatccattttccgtccTGCTTGTCCCTTGTTGGGGTTgagaggggttgctggtgcctatctccagtgttcactgggcgagaggtggggtacacctggacaggtagccagtctgtcgcagggcaacacagagacatacaggacaaacaaccattcacacctaaggagaatttagagaggccaattaatctaacagtcatgtttttggactgtggg
The Fundulus heteroclitus isolate FHET01 chromosome 9, MU-UCD_Fhet_4.1, whole genome shotgun sequence genome window above contains:
- the si:ch73-63e15.2 gene encoding protein strawberry notch homolog 2 isoform X1, which produces MSTLTSVLAMDGENYLHPEGPQLNSSMFSVGPSNMESSIFGSSGTWGPISQQPGYCPMQSGNQQYHLNSSTTTNIPDMHMSMYPGFPDMDFSSLGLSKNGTGDFPQDLSCIDDLSNSLFSSPADSLSEYADSQPYIGPNPSDAMPTLWDVNTSNTTQAQSHLEQNGTSRFQGLTSLGDIAAIISTPLGLQPQGTQPPPPEEEEEAEEEETEELGHVDTYAEYKPSKSTIGISHPDIVVETNTLSSVPPPDITYTLSIPEPTINSGLLSALQLEAIIYACQQHEVILQNNQRAGFLIGDGAGVGKGRTVAGIILENYLKGRKKALWFSISNDLKYDAERDLKDIDAPNIPVHALNKIKYGDTATSEGVLFATYSALIGESQAGGQHRTRIKQILDWCKHDFDGVIIFDECHKAKNATSTKMGKAVLDLQNKLPQARVVYASATGASEPKNMIYMSRLGIWGDGTPFRTFDDFLHAIEKRGVGAMEIVAMDMKVSGMYIARQLSFSGVSFRIEEIGLDSDFKEVYNKAAKLWAEALKMFMQAADELGLVSRKSLWGQFWSSHQRFFKYLCIAAKVRCLVELAQKELEAGKCIVIGLQSTGESRTREVLDENDGHLDRFVSAAEGVFQSLVTKHFPSEKQRREKAPGNKRKKGKPRGRQPKMPKHTVDSGGVINISDDSSSDSEGMDTDSNSSPDSLQDNDDVIFVNHTSCQSARIEEMKQSLLNKIAELGKELPLNTLDVLIDKFGGPDKVSEMTGRKGRVVRRPDGTVRYESRAEQGSTIDQINIKEKDRFMTGEKLVAIISEAASSGISLQADKRVKNQRRRVHMTLELPWSADRAIQQFGRTHRSNQVTAPEYIFLISELAGERRFASIVAKRLESLGALTHGDRRATESRDLSKYNFENKYGTKALDKITKSINGHIENKVPPPKGYPGGDSVFFRDMKVGMMDVGIICKEPRFGISTEKDCSITKFLNRILGLEVHKQNYLFQYFTDNFDFLIEKDKKEGKYDMGILDLAPGNDEIYEEKQETFLTVGNPQDGQVVLYKISVDRGMPWDEAYNRSLKLTGPDEGFYISYKLRGNSPCVLLAEQGRGRNFNIYKPNIGKQTQPESLSNLLQRYKKVSYLEAQECWENQFTFSFKNCSHANWNGKCKKIEEGQECLQGMRLRQYHMLCGALLRVWKRVSDVVSDITSSSILQIVRLKTKQHNKQVGIKIPENCVARVRDELLQMDNEVKKRRKEKERQEQMRKMEQENKHLLENLFNSKPMPNQSLAQTLPPSALQRTQHGGFPQLQEMQQQPPHGMSMFPLQNLIQQRTHNGWPNTSSSSSSNGQVCQPGTVSHRFPPFFNSFQQQKNPSLPLHQFTPAPSLSSKNPLDEILDLTVSPPSSSPDSTTANPAAFVEDFNLEALLNPAAAGTSGAAQTQPPQNDLPHLLQALQHSPESVQAPPSQMDLQHILQALQQTTETAPPPPFDLQQLQNPNMLVNNQDLLDLFGLPLSPPMSAQKANPSSSTSSCTSSTSSSSSSSSHFSNPPSSSSSSSSLFSSTSSCFPGPYHLPPSNSLPNGHCSSGALDVREALNSMLQAGADRKSVIQYRQQD